In Candidatus Devosia phytovorans, the DNA window TCGTCACTGATCGGATCCGGCCGGCTGATGCCCATGATCCCTTCGGGGTGAATGAAGCCCGAGGCATGCTGGAACAGGCCTATGGGATGATCGAGAATCAGATGCGCGGGCGAGCCTGCGCCGCCAGCGATTGCTTTTCGATGGCCGACTGTGCTGCTTTTCCGGCGCTGTTCTTTGCCACGATCGTCCATCCGTTTAGTCCGGAGCATGGAGCCATCAGCGAATATCTCGCGCGCCTGCTCGAGCGGCCCTCGATTCGGCGCGTGTTGCGCGAGGCGCAGCCCTATTTCGGCATGTTTCCCTATCGGGCCGAGATGCCGCAGCGGTTCCTTGGAGACTTTTCGTGATCCCCGACGCCCAGTTTGATCGGCTGTTCCAGGCGCTGGCCGATCCCTATCGCCGGGGCTTCGTCGAGAGGCTGGCGCGCGGCCCGGCCTCGGTCTCCGAGCTGGCGGCGCCGGCGAAAGTCGGACTGCCGGCGGTGCTCAAGCATTTGCGGATTCTGGAGGAGGGGGGGATTGTCGTCTCGGTAAAGCACGGCCGCATCCGTACCTATCGCATGCAGGCCGATGGCCTTGCAGCGATCAATGCCTGGATCGCCCAGCGCCAGGCGGAGATGAACCGGGCTTTTGATCGTCTGGAAGCGCTGATGGCTGAAGTGCCTGAAGAGGGAGAGGGCTGATGGGCGTCGCGGTCAATCACAGGAGCTTTGTCATCGAGCGCTTGCTGCCCGGCAGTCCGAGCCATGCCTTCCGATTCTGGTCAGAGTTCGAGCTCAAGCGACAGTGGATATCCTGCCATCCGGACTGGACCGTACTCGAGGATCGCTTCGACTTTTCTCAACAGGGTGGCGAGCGTACGCGTTGGCTGATGCCCGATGGCGTCGAGCAGGCGCTGCTGCTGCATTACCTCGAAATCCATCCGGCCGAGCGGATCGTCTATGCTTATACTATGCAGTCCGCCGGCCGGCCGATTTCGTCTTCGCTCGTCACTGTCGAGTTTACCACAGAGGCTGCGCGCACCCGGATGACCTATACCGAACAGGCCGTGTTCGGCAGCGTGATCGATGGCGATATGCGGGAAAGCGGCACGGGTATTGGCTTTGATCGTCTGGTCACCGTCATGGAAGAACAGGCAGGCGTCGGCGCGGTTCCATAATGGGTGTTATGCGAATCGGGGGGCTTTCGACCAGCGCCAGCCTTACCAAACGGCGTGATCCGGGCTATATAGTCACGATAGTCATCGTGAGGAGAGCCCGCCATGTCCATGCAAGAGAATCGCAAGTCCGCCCCCTGGACCGTGGCCAATGCCAAGGCGCATCTGTCC includes these proteins:
- a CDS encoding glutathione S-transferase family protein, with product MLTLYIHPLASFCHKVLIALYENETPFEAVTVNFADPGSAAAHIERWPVGKIPVLHDSDGDRIIAETSIIIEYLQLNHPGPLPMLPADAASQLQVRLWDRFFDLYVSQPMQKIVTDRIRPADAHDPFGVNEARGMLEQAYGMIENQMRGRACAASDCFSMADCAAFPALFFATIVHPFSPEHGAISEYLARLLERPSIRRVLREAQPYFGMFPYRAEMPQRFLGDFS
- a CDS encoding metalloregulator ArsR/SmtB family transcription factor, with amino-acid sequence MPDAQFDRLFQALADPYRRGFVERLARGPASVSELAAPAKVGLPAVLKHLRILEEGGIVVSVKHGRIRTYRMQADGLAAINAWIAQRQAEMNRAFDRLEALMAEVPEEGEG
- a CDS encoding SRPBCC domain-containing protein, with the translated sequence MGVAVNHRSFVIERLLPGSPSHAFRFWSEFELKRQWISCHPDWTVLEDRFDFSQQGGERTRWLMPDGVEQALLLHYLEIHPAERIVYAYTMQSAGRPISSSLVTVEFTTEAARTRMTYTEQAVFGSVIDGDMRESGTGIGFDRLVTVMEEQAGVGAVP